The genomic DNA CAATACCAGCACAATATATCCTGCATTTCTGTGGGTTAATATATAATTAACTTTGATATTATAAATTTGAGAAATATTTAATAATTGATTATGATGTTTTTAATCATTAGtacataaatataatttattttcattattaattAGGAACAATTTATCTATTAATTATATTGAAAATAACAAATGtattaactcattaataaatATATTGATAATTGTCACAAAAGTATTGAATATAAATTGATTTGTAATTATAAAATTGATTAAGCAATAATTTatctattaaaatattgaatatactTTAATATAAAATGGTTTGTAGGTAATAAAGTGTTCTTATCTAAAATGACattcaaaagcaaaaacaacaagaCAAAACTCtacaaatcaaaaaagaaaaagcaacACGAAATAATTCGTATTAATCATTATATTTTTCGAggaattttctattttaaataagtCATTTGTATCCGTCATGTATTTTGAGTTGttcttaatattttaaataaagtataatttattattgtagtatttaatttttactaaaatgtaaaattgtaatttaaaaacattattaaaccttttatattttttttactaatattatttttatttatctttattgAAACCATCATCCTTCTAATTTTAATTATAGatttgaataatttttaaaataaattaattaattttattttcactgCTCAACCGGTTCAAAGTCTAGTAATCAATTAATTGACATTCTAGTCAATTAGGAGGCGAATTTGCTCCTTAATCGATTATAATAGAGTTCATATGATAAATAGCGAGATTAGCTTTTATAATTGGTGATAATTGCTTCTTAATCAAATAACCACTTGCCAAAATTGTTTTCAGAAGAAAATAgacaaaaatgaagaaaatgaaaaggttTTAGTGTTTGTATGCATTGCATTAGTACATAATTCCTTAAtatgcttattttacaagctaattTTACACGCCAATGATTTAAACAGAACCAACCATTTACCGGTGCAGCAGGTTATGTAGCACTGGCCCCAAATTCTAAGgggtcattttttttttaattacttaacGTTAGAAATGAAACAAATCGTTTAGTTACAGCTAAAttgtatattatataaataattgtaTAATGATTAAaagcaaacaaaagaaagaaagaaatgtaATTTAGTTATAGCTAGAGAGAAGAAAGTGAAAACGAAACACAGTCAGCAAGTTAATATATTGAATTGCAATTTCTAAATGCCTTAGAAAGTTTAGAAAGTTAGAAATTGTGGAGTTGTGGTCATCAAAACAATTCCTAGGTAATTAAACCAACTGATTGGTTGAAAACGTTTTTGACTCATCATAGTTGGAATCTTTTTTAGAAGCTTGTTGGATAACACACTGGATACGTTAAGACAACGAGGAATGTTTCTCTTGTCTTATGTGGTTTGACTTAGGTGTCATTATTAGAAATTATACACTATAACTTTCTAGGATTTTTAAAAATGTAACCTtctaaattattcaaaatatcttTCTACATATTTTGTCCTTCCATATTACTCACGCAATTTCCCTCTCTTGTTATGTTAGAAACAGcatcaatttaaaaaaatcaatgaaaCTTTTTACAGattaaaaaaattgcaattttaaacttattttgttattcttttattaaattaatctttctatttaaaaatattttagtttaaacatttaaaaataaggatTTTAAACTTATGTTGTTATTCTTTTATAACAATTAATCTTTTATAACAATTTTAAACTTATGTTGTTATTCTTTTATAAAATGTCTAAGGTATATCtaagacagcgcttttaaaaactaaatattaaaaaaaaaaattttatctCTCATACTATGACAatggttgattaaaataaaatagatattgtgttgaCAGTGatccgtgagataaataaatttttaattttatttaaataaaaaaaatagattattaatgttggtagtgatgataaataaatagagaaaaaattaaaatgaaaatgaaaaagtgtGGAAAAAAGAAATGTGAgagaaaattgaaattttaatgaaGAAGGAATGAGTGTAGAAAGAGAGAGAAGTGAAAGAAAGAGAATGTGTTATGCTTTGAAGAGGGAAGGAGAATTTTAATTCTAAACATTGCAATTGACACTTGGCAAAAGCCTTGATTTTGATTGGACAATAAAAAAGTAGTAGGGTGATTTTGTTCGTtactattttgtccaatttgtagGGTGTTTTATAGTCATATCATTATGCCAAcaaatcatctacaactatggCTAATTAAAGGAACTTAACCAATCAAACCTCCGGTCATAAGGTCAGCTATTGGTCACCAAAAGAAGAACCGTAACAAGGAAAATGATGAGTCTAGAAACACAAACATTTTATTAAGAATTCTTCAAATAGTGAAATGTCAAAAATGCAGGAAGAAGAGACATGATAAGCGAACAATTAAATTGAAAAGGGCGGTTGAGAAAGCAATTCCAAAAGGTGGCAATAAAAAGACGAAGGCAAAGGGTGTTGGATAGACTGTTATAGAAGGAGGGTTACAAGCACCAAAATAAATCCAAGACTAGTAACTAGTTTAATTTTGAAGCAATTATTGGTCAAACTATTTGTTTCCTATGTTTTGCATATTTTGGTCCCTACACTGAGTTTAGGTAATCAATGAATACATTCTAGTTCCTATGTTTATCTTGTTTTAGTTCATCCACTAGTTATGTATTTTCTTTCAtatgaatgaaatgaaaaatattgtGAAACAATGTTATTCTAAAATGAAAAAGTGTTGGCCAAATTGTTATGTGTTATTTCGAAATTTGCTATGCCAAACAGGTTCAAAACTGCTATATGTGAATACAGGTGCAGAATGGTGTGAAACATGTCGAAAATCGAGTAGAATACATGTTCAAATTTTGATGAAAACAGGTCAAAAAAATATTGAGAAAAGATGTAAAATTTTGTTGTGAATACACGTCCTAATTCTGCTATGCTATTTCTATTTTGGATTGCGAAACAGGTTCATTTTTGTTGTGAAAATAGGTCCAAAACTGTGTagacactactagaaatactcgtattacctgcggaatttcctgcggaaattttaccgcaggtatacctgcggattttcctgggattttattaaataaaataaatttcctGTGGATCCAGTATTGGCAGCAAATTCCGcagaaatacctgcggattttactgcggaatatatattttaaacaaaatatctaacaataatatagaatccgcaggtaatttcgcaggaaactttcctgcggatcTTCCTGCGAATATCAACTTTTGTTAACACCAAACTGTAGTACAGTattcgcaggtaattccgcaggaaagtttcctgcgaaattacctgcggatttgacatatttcattatttaaattaaaaaaagttaatcattattttttctattttattaattatgtttatggtgttttttatttagtttaattttaattttttctaagttattaattatttttataatgtatattagttaattggaaaaataataggtatgaaagtttttaaaaaataaaattaaaaaactataaaaattggaaaaagattAATTTGATGAGAACTAGGTAaactaaaaagttttttttaaaaaagtttattatatttaaatgttttctaaaaataatagtgattttaagatattttttttaaatttaataaaagctAGTGTTTTAAATTAAtgtaattcttcaatttatattttaataaatggtatgataattttaaaaaataaaatttaaaaatgtatagaaaaattgaaaacaattttttttataataagacCAAATAATCAATcactaaaaaattatattttaaatttattaagttatcttttaatatcatttttatattttaaatttaatctctTATATCAAATATACCTTTATGTTATAGAGATTATATTTGTTCTAATGTTTTATAAGAAATTATATTTGAACTCttgtaaaaatattaaatattaaattttggttGAAAACTAATATTTGATCTTATTgttgtttcaaataaaaaattaatgacaaagagaaaagagaaagaaaaacctAATCGTGTTTCATTCTGAAACTTTATTCCTCTCTTCTCACTGTCGTGCTGAATCTCTTTCTATCCACCATCGCGATTTCTCTCTGTGGAATGCTCCTGCATCTTCGTGTATCATCACCGTCAAGCGCTTCTACACCGTCGTGAATCCTCATTGTCGACGATGTCACATCCATTTCGAGCATCTCAATACTAGGGTTGTTTCACTTTCTATTGTGTGTTTTGTTACTCAGATTAAAGTGTAAATATTTATTCTTCTCCCCTACTTCACTCCATTTTAACCCTGGGTTGTTTGTTTCTGACAGTTTAAAGTTGCGGAATCGCTAGAGCATCGGTCACATTTGCAGAAATTTtgttaaaatccgcaggtaactccGCAGGTAAtttgagtatttctagtagtgagaATTTTATGTAAACAGGTTCAATTGTGGTCCGAAATTCAATCAAAAAGTGTAAAAATTTTGTCAAAATGATGTCAAAAATTCTGTCAAATTGTGTCGTAGATGCAGTAACCTATCTTCACAAGTTACATCAATTTTAAACAAACAAATTACAAGAAAACACAAGTAAACCATAAAcgtaatcttcatcttcaacaaatcttcatcttcatctttctttatattaatatttggaatataaaaaaatattagcttaaatattaaataaaaatgaattgatataattttatattGAGTTGGCAATGACACTTCAGTCAAATGAGTGTCATGTCATATAAAAAAAGCTCTCAAAATTGAAAGAggactaaaattttaaaaaataaataaaggaactTAAAATCTAGAATTTAAAATAGAAGAccaaaactaaaagaaaatattaatatggaaatcaaaattacaattaaacCTCCTAAATTTTTCAAAATCTAGTTCTACTCGTTTTGCCTTCCATCTTATTCATGCAATTTCCCTTCCATTATGTTAGAAACCGCGTAAatttaaaagaatatatatatatatatatatatatatatatatatatatatatatatatatatatatatatatatatatatatatatatatatatatatttatttatggaacattttacaaatattaaaaaaattacaattttaatCTTATATGTTTATTCTTTTATAGAATTAGTCTTCCAATTTTAAAATCTACTAGTTTAAGTCCCTCGTATATTTATGGACTAAAAGGTAAtagtataatatattttaattgatgttgatgatttAAATGGACatctttaaaattaaaagaaaacgaTTAAGATTGATCTACAAATTCTGTGAAATATTGAAATATTATAACAACACAAGTCTCTTGAAAAACCGTGTAAAGCAGCACATTTCAACAAAAGGTTTTTAAGTTATAGTGAAGAAAATCACTAAGAAAGttcattattttaaaatctaataattcagattcattctcatattctcatttaAAAATGACATTTTATATGATAcattccttttatatatatatatatatatatatatatatatatatatatatatatatatatatatatatatatatatatatatatatatatatatatatatatatatatatgacacttAAAATCTTCTAATTTTTCTTAATCACATTTATTTATGAACTAAAAGGTAATGatataatgtatttttattcttttttttaggCTGAATCATGCAAAGACTAAGTAAGTTTACAAGTCAACCTTAAACTAACAAACGTACTACTCATGCTAAGACTAAGCAAAATTTCTTATCTGACTCATGCAATTTCCTTTTGGTTACGGCAGaaactataaattttaaattCTATAAATAGTTAGAAGCGCCGACACGCTATTTAGAAGTCGTATCGCTGAATCAGACACGAATACTCGTATGACATGTATCTGATATATTTTTGCAGTGTCCatcgaaaaaaataatttaatcgcAGCAGATACGGATACGACACTTTGTTTTAAATAAAGGACACACCtaactttaaaaaatttaatttaatttaaaaaaaaagctcAACTCAataattattagatttttatttataaaaaataataggtttttttacctttcatatttcacttctccaaaataaaaataatacaatcagattctttttattcttttcttattACACGGTTTAGAAGCTGATTTTATCAATATGGAGTGACTAgttgtattattttgttttggtggatttatgtcttttttttgttgatttaaagtactaagtttatatatatatatatatatatatatatatatatatatatatatatatatatatatatatataaaatttgtttttcctTTTAAACTTTTTATAAATTGTGCTCATACATtacattattatattaatatataaaatataaatagtcGTGTCTGTGTCCTAAGTTTTATATATTAGCAGGATCCTCGTGTCCCGTGTCCGTGATCAAATCTGGGCTTGATATCCTTTTTTCACAAAACATTCTCGTCAGAGTGTATCTACCTAAAAACCATGAAGTTTCTTATTGTTGTTTGTACCATGATCTTGTGGGCATGTGCTTACACAACCATGTCTCGAACACTATATGAATTATCTGTTGTTGAAAACCATCTGCAATGAATGACGAAACACGGATGCACATACATAGATAGTGTCGAAATGAAAAAACGCTTATAAATATTCAAAGAGAATTTGGAATACATAGAAAAGGTTTTTCgcagatgcatctctgaaaacacccgTAACAAAATGAAATGTGGTgcgttcagagatgcatctccgaattcatgGGTTAAAACAGGAATTTCGTCAGAAACTCCTAGAAGGTTAAGAGGTAGGTGTACAGAGAAATTCCCGAAAATTAATTGCAATTCTAATCTACTATTTTTTGGCCCacttgttttggcttttttaaaaataatttttataatactacataagtttttttttaaattatttacaaagaaacATTTGATAatgtttcaaatgaaaatttgattttaatagttattcttaaaatgttattttaatattttatcatcTTTTTGACACTTTTTTCGgatatcaaattttttaaaaattacttaattttaaatttatttcaaatattttttcataaaattaaattatttttgaaatacaactttttaaatAAATGTACAATTTCGACTAAATATGATCTTCAATAAGTTATACTTATGTTATAgaatatcaaaattaatttttcaattaaaaaacataactataaaaaataaaaaataatattataaaatttatttataaaattacaaaaaacatattttttttttaaaactaaaacaaacatACCCGTCTATagaatgaattttttattttaaaatctttcAGTTTGGTTGGCTCCTATATTTATATATGAACTAAAAGATAATAACATAATGTATTTTAAATGGCAAACTAAAAGATAATAACATACTGTATTTTAAATTTGCaacagaaaaaaatataaaaacttctgtttaatctctaaaaattatttatatttttaataaataacacATATTTGAATGATTCTATATTATATGGGAAGTATATTTATTGGCTGAATCATACAAAGAGGAAGTGATATTTACGTTTACAAATCAACCTTAAACTAACTAACGTATTACTCATGTATACCCAGATTTTCGCCAAGAACAAAATTTCCTCTTCTTTTGTCTGTTATACTATAATTTCCTTTATTGACTCACGCAATTTCTTTCTTGTTACGTTAGAAAACTGGATTTTAAATTCTATAAATAGTGATATCTAATGTTACTTTTCTTCATATCTAGTTTTTCACAAAACATTCTCTTTAATATCTAGCTACTCAAATATGAAGTTTCTTATTATTGTTTGTATCATGATCTTGTGGGCATGTGCTATGTCTCGCACACTCTATGAATCATCTGTTGCCGAAAAACATCAGCAATGGATGATCAAACACGGACGCACATACACAGATAGTGTTGAAATGGAGAAACGCTTACAAATATTCAAAGAGAATTTGGAATACATAGAAAAATTTAACAATGCTGGTAACAAGAGTTACAAGCTTGGCCTAAATCCATATTCTGATTTGACTAGTGAAGAGTTTATTGCTTCACATACCGGAATTAAGATTCCAAACCAACTTTCTTCCTCTAAGTTGGGGTCAAATGCAATACTGTTCGATGTTAATGATAATGTTCCAACCAACTTAGACTGGAGAGAACAGGGAGCTGTCACTGATGTTAAGAACCAAGGCAATTGTGGTAAGTtacataaaaattgtttttcatatTAAGGAactaatcttcatcttctgatattattaaatatgtgttGTAGGATGTTGCTGGGGATTTTCAGCTGTGGCAGCTGTAGAAGGTATTACGAAAATCAAAGCTGGTAACTTGATCTCATTGTCGGAGCAACAATTGCTTGACTGTGATCAACAGAGCCATGGTTGTGGTGGAGGTTATATGGATAGTGCCTTCCAATCTATAATACAAACCAATGGTATCGCTAGTGAAGCAGATTATCCATACCAAGAAGTTCAACAAACATGCCAAAAAAATGATCAGATGACAACCGCAGCTCAAATAACTAGTTTTGTAGATGTACATGCTAATGATGAACAACAACTACTACAAGCTATAGCACAACAACCAGTATCAGCTGGAATCAAAGTTGGTAGTGACTTTCAGTCATACAAGGAAGGCATATATTCCGGAACATGTGGAACATCCTTTAACCATGCAGTTACAGCAGTTGGTTATGGAGTAACGGAAGATGGAACAAAGTATTGGTTGATTAAGAATCAATGGGGTAAAGATTGGGGTGAAGGAGGGTACATGAGGGTGTTGAGGGAAAATGGTGACCCTGAAGGTCAATGTGGCATTGCTGCACATGCTTCTTATCCCACTATATAGTAATACTTTCAAATGAATTTCACTGTATCAGTTCTTGTTGCGTTGCTATAAGTAACTATAAGTGATGTAGTTTTGTCCAAGTTTTCCTTATTCTGAAGCTCTTGGCTTCTTCGTGTTTGTGCTTCTGTTGTGATGAAATTAATCTTATTTATATAAATCAAAGaaacatatttattattataatgctTTAGAGTTTGAATACATTTCATTAGCATTCAAGACAACTTTGAACAAAAAGGTATTAGTATATAATAGATGAAGaagagaaatacttgcatggatacgaacctAAATCCATATTTTTAGTCACAACCAataaaaagagagagaatataaatttatttaaattttaatttcatttttaattggcatcatgggggtggttgagataaaagaggagagaaacaattttatttttatttttaatttttaattaataaaaaaatgtgattggttgtgtgtatgTACAGGTGTTATGGTTGTGTCTATGTAAGTATTTTCCGATGAAGAATATGAGATTACGAAGGTTGCATGTGCATGATATGTAGCATGTACTGCATCTCACTCAATAATAGTTGCATGGTAGTTAGTTTGTTAGTGTAACAGAATTGATACACTATATAAACTACTTGTAACCACTTTTTTTTCATCAATCAATGCAATCTATTCTACAGTTCATTTCTTCTTTTTGGCTTCTCCATTAATGGAGCTACATGAACACTAAGATGGTATTAGAGCTCACCTTGTAGATCAAGGTTTAAACCAAACTGAAGGGTTGGATTATTTTGAAACTTTTTCTCCTGTGTTGCTAAGTTGTCTATTGTTCGGGTATTGCTTGCATTGGAAGCTATACGTGGATAGTACTTGTATCAATTGGATGTTAACAACGCATTTCTTCATGGAGACTTGCATGAAGcactactagaaatttggcctacggccacgctaaaattttccacagctcagaaactgtggccacatatatgatttggccatggttttaaaagcgtagaattatgttataaaatattggaTCCAGAGTATGAAACTGTGGCCTTTACTTCAATTGCCACGGTTATACAACTGCGGATATTTTAAGCCACAAAGGAAAACTGCGGCCTTAAAATTTTGACTAAAAATTGTAGCCCAAATCCAAAAAATTAATCCCGCCCATTTTTTCCCTCTTTTCTTTTCGTTTCCCtcttcttaattaattttttttataatattttttaattaaaaaaacattaaaaatataaatacaagttCCCATTTTAACCTAAATTTTCCTCTCCCCCTCTCATGCCTCAATCGCCGTCTCCGTCTCTCTTCATCTTGTTCACGACCAATTTCTCCTTCATAAACAGCGCCAATTTCTCCTCTTCTGATTTTTCAATCGGTGGTCAGATCTTACCTACTTCTAATATGAAAGTCTACACTTTCGCCGAATTGAAAGCTTCtaccaagaatttcaaacctGAAACACTTCTCGGTGAAGGAGGTTTTGGAAAAGTCTACAGAGGTTGGCTTGATGGAATCACCATTGCCGTCAAAAAATTGAACTCCGAAAGTTTACAAGGTCTCCAGGAATGGCAGGTAATGAATAATTGAAGCTGTATCTGATGTCCTTAACCTAATTTATGTTAGCTTAATTATTCATTCTAATGGTTGATTTGTGGTTTTTGCAGTCAGAGATACATTTTCTAGGTAGACTTTACCATCCTAACCTTGTTAAACTCTTGGGATATTGTTATGAGGATACAGAGCTTCTTCTTGTCTACGAATACATGCAGAAGGGTAGTTTGGAAAATCACCTCTTTGGAAGTAAGTGTTTTTTTGTTTCTGCTGCAACTAATTAATGTTTTGTgaagattatatatatttttgtatttttttattcaatcatTGAAATTAAATACTATAGGAGGTGCTGTTGTTCAACCACTTCCTTGGGAGCTGAGGCTTAAGATAGCAATCGGAGCAGCTACCAGACTTTCGTTCTTGCATACACCAGATAGAGAAATTATTTACAGAGATTTTAAGGCCTCTAATATATTGCTTGATGGGGTCAGTCTCTCTTCACTTTGCTAATCTACCTCTTTGTTATCATAAATCTTTATTAATTGCCTTTCATTTTGAGATTTGAGAGGCTATTGGTTGTTAATTTTGTATTTTCCTTGAACTCAAGTAGCTAGCAAAGAAATTGTGCATTTCAGTGACGGCTTGCTATTGTTGATATTGTTGTTGAGACTAACCAAAGTAACCTTGTTACTGTGTTTAGGAAAATCCATCTCTGGAGCAAACTAGTAATCAAACAAGTGCTTCAGTTTTTTCTACTTCAGCAGTTAAGAGACAGCGAGCGATTTCACGGTTTTTCCTCTAAAATTCGAGAATTTTGGGTATGTAAAAGTATGCAtttctttctgaaatctgaaaacTTACTGAGAATGATGTCTTATATTATGTTAGAACTTTAATGTAGCTTGTCATTGCCCTGTCGTGGCAATGGCTCAGATTTGAGCTAGAATTTgagtatgaaaaaaaaattataatcccTGGGAGTACTTTTTGTTTGGATGTGTTACAGTTAGTGGTAATTGGATtatgttgaattttatttttctgcttttctGCTGTTAAGTTGATTGGTATATCTGTCTTAATGCTCCCTTAAAACTGAATGTGCATGCACTTGTATTTTTGTGTATGGGACTGACTGAGAGATTTTTGTGCATGCACTTCACACCAAAAAATTTATAATCAGGGGAGTGCATATTGGACCATGTTATATGCCTATCTCTGTGTTAAGTTACCATAACAATGCTTCTTCCTTCTAGTGTTTTTCAGGATTTGAATGTTGGTATAGTGCTTGATGAAGGTATAGTATTAATGAACACTTATACTGATAAGCACTTATAAGTTATTTTATATGTAATTGTTTGTAACTCGTGGAgcattgatttgaatttgtactCATTTCTTAATTCAATTCAACATTGTATTCACTTACAAAACACAGGGTTGGCTTCTCCGGATGACCATTACAGGGCGTTCTATGCGGAGAGGAGTTCATGGTGGTTGAAAATCAAGGCCGTTGGGATTCCGGGACATGGTGCCAAGCTTTATGATAACTCTGCTATGGAGAATCTTTTGAAGAGTATTGAAAGCATCCGAAGATAC from Vicia villosa cultivar HV-30 ecotype Madison, WI unplaced genomic scaffold, Vvil1.0 ctg.001989F_1_1, whole genome shotgun sequence includes the following:
- the LOC131637388 gene encoding zingipain-2-like, with protein sequence MKFLIIVCIMILWACAMSRTLYESSVAEKHQQWMIKHGRTYTDSVEMEKRLQIFKENLEYIEKFNNAGNKSYKLGLNPYSDLTSEEFIASHTGIKIPNQLSSSKLGSNAILFDVNDNVPTNLDWREQGAVTDVKNQGNCGCCWGFSAVAAVEGITKIKAGNLISLSEQQLLDCDQQSHGCGGGYMDSAFQSIIQTNGIASEADYPYQEVQQTCQKNDQMTTAAQITSFVDVHANDEQQLLQAIAQQPVSAGIKVGSDFQSYKEGIYSGTCGTSFNHAVTAVGYGVTEDGTKYWLIKNQWGKDWGEGGYMRVLRENGDPEGQCGIAAHASYPTI